atctccacactagTTGGGATAAATAGCATAAGGGGAGAGGTAGAGAGAAGGATacttactgacatgtgggttgtACAATTATTTTTTCTGATTTTAAATGCCACATCAATatcacatcagccaaaaccaccatccaaACTATCTTGGTATCTTATATGCACTGGTTTGAGAGTTGAGGGACACATCATATCTGGTATTACGGTTTAGGTATGGATTTCAGACTCGACGACAACGTGAGGAACCTGAAagtaataagttcactttggtccctctatttgtcgcccagtccgattttcgtcccttgaccacaaaaccgggtacgactcgtcccccaacttacaaaaaccggacaaacgaggtccctcggtggtttggaaggcggttttggctgatgtggtgcctacgtggcttATTTGACGAGTTCTCCgttccacgtggcattgacgtgacaAGTATATATCGGAAAAATAATATAAagcgtggccccacatgtcagctgcacacaaaacataattttaaaatggtgggggccacgtgagccccacatgtcagcctcactcctctcttctttcctctcccttctctctcttcttccctttcccctctctctctccttcccgggcagcggacggcgcggatgggcggcggagcaggcgagcaaatagagggacccactTTGCCCGTCGGCGGGGGCGAACGGCTCCCGCGGGGGATAACGGCGACGCGGTGCGCGTCTCCCTGCGCCTCCATGGCGCCCACTGTCTCCGCAGCTGCCATCGGCGCTGGGTGGCACCCCCTGCACAAGCGATGCGGCGTCTGTTGAGTCCTCAATGCCCGCCAGCTCGTGCGGCTCACCGCTGCCGCGCGAGTGCCCTGCTACTCCCAGATCGGCGAGGCCGAGACGGAGCACGCGGCTGCAATAGGCGTGGCGGTCGAGGTTGCGGCAGGTGTTGTTGTCGGCCGTCGCGCTCgagagaggagaaggggggAGTGAGATTGACATGTGGCCCCACCTTTTATTAATTATTGTTTTTAatgtaactgacatgtgggtcccacggggcTTATTTTTTTCCAACTCGAATTGCCACGTGAGCACCACGTCAGtgccacgtgggacggagacctagtcaaaccagctacgtaggcgccacgtcagccaaaaccgctatcCAAACCACCTTAGGACCTTATGTGCCCGGTTTtcataagttgggggacgggttgTACCCGGTTTTGGGGTTAAGGGACGAAAAttggactgggcgacaaatagagggacctaaagtgaacttattccaacctAAAATGAACCTATTCCGAGAAAGAATAGCCTTTCCGGCCTGCAAATGGCCCATCGAACAGCTTCAGCCACTAGGACAACCCGCCTTCCTCCGGCGAAAATCCTCCATGGGTTTAGGGTTCCGGCCGCCGTAGAAgcaagggggagagggggaggggggggggggggtggggaaGATGAGCGGGAGCGCGTTCAAGGCGTTCAAGTCGCGGGTGGAGGTGGCGTGGAGCCCCAAGCTGGTGCGGGGCCTCCCAGGtacgcgccgcctccaccgccacacGCTTGAGGCCATGagcctccgccgctgccaccgcacCGTCGAGCACCGCACCACGCCCTCCCTGCTCGGCATGCTCACCCAGGTCAAgtgcctcgtcgtcgtcgagacCCAGGAGATGTACGCCGCGCGGAGGCAGGCCGAGGAGGACCGACgcgcccccaggcccccgctcATCGTCTCccacacccgccgccgccgcggggagcGCCCGCCGCAGAGGCGCACTAGACTCAAGAAGTAACTTCCTGGAGCCTCTAGTTTTTCTTTCCCCCACATAGTGATTCGATCTGCGTGATTGATTGGTTCTCCTTGCACGTTAGCTGTTTGACGTAATGCCCCATAAGAAAGAGTGTTCCTTTTGCTTCTGTGCCTGGAAATGTTCATCTGATTGTGGATGTAACGTACATATTCCTCACATTGTTATTTGTTGTGCTTGCTTTCGTTCTTTACACGTTAGTTGTGTGAACAAAATAAATTGTGCACTTTTCCGTTGCATCTGTTTGAGCTGGAAATGTTGACCTGCTTGTGGATGTAATCCACATGTTCCTCTCTTCTAATGTGGCAAGAAATGTAACCTGCATGTGATTGTTCTAGTTCATGGAATGCCAATCGCCAAAACCTTCTTTTACATTGTGGAAACTTTTTAATAAAATCTCTTGATCTTTAAAATGAAACGGAATGAGTAAAGTAGATGCATTGGCTTAACAAAGCTAAATTTCATCTGCTCTGTAAAACAGTAGCTATAattagattctttttttttgttcataacACATTGTAAAGAAGATATCTTGAAATGTCTAGCTCACTGAACAATTCATAATTAACTAACATTTGTTTTTAACTTGTGTCAGTGCTAGCGACAAGGATTGCTCAACTCGGTAAGGGTTCATTTAGAAACAAGCTTGCGCTGACCCTAGTTCGTTCCTTATATGATGTGGTATTATGGTGGGTAAGATACGCATTGCTGCCAACTTAACACAGGCATTgccaacttaaaaaaaaaaaagctgtcaTAAAGAGTGTTCCCTTTGAAAATCAGGAATGATAGGATGCACCTCAGTCCGAATATGCTACTTACATAGATGTACTTGTGAGATTGTTAGAATTATCCTACTCAAAacttccatattttttttaaaaaatgcgaTCATGTAGAGTTTCCACAAAATCTTCCCACGTCTTATTCATCCCTGTCTTTTCCCCATGAATCCCACCCAAGCTCAGTGACCCATTCGTTTGATTCCTCTCCATTTGTCACCTCGATTTTGAGAGGGAGGGACGGACGGACACGGACGAGAGGCAATTCCAGGCTCAAACATTTCTGACACCAGATACATTGTACCGCTGAACTGTGGCTTGATGCCTTCGGTCCAGCAGTTTTATCATTTGGGCACGACATCCTCTCTAACATCACGCAGTCACAGAGTGCTGCTTCTTGTATGCGACCACTTTCTCTCTGACTTCTTgtctctttttctttgtttagtTGAAGAACTGTATTTGCCTTTTTAGACAGATATATTACTTCCTTCCAGACTTTACAGTGCTAATTCATGTTATGCTAAATTAGAGCATAAAAATCTTTGTGCTGTATGACAGCCATGTTTTACAAGTGTAAAGAAGATCCTTGAAATGTTGTTGATGAAAAACATACCAAAATTAAAGTGATTAGTAATCACCAGTGTATGCTGTTCCTTTGTCTACGCATGAGTAAGGTCATTATTAAGCCAAAATAGAAGGCCAGGGTTACCTGTTGTGGTGTTTATTTTTCATTCAACTGCCGTTGAACTTCGGGGATTTTCTTGATAGCATTGATGTTTGATCTGCCTATTTTCACCAAAGTTTATTAagggttttatttatttatccagCATCTAATTTAAGGCTTTTATTTATTTGTCCAGTATCTAATTTAGTATTggtttattatattttggatgaAGGGATGATAGTTTAGTCTTTGTATATACATAAAGCGAACGGTAGAGGCGTTGGCGTGTACTACTGCTGGCCCAATGCGTAGCCCATGGGCCCAGCGGCTCATGTTGTAAATTAACTAAAGCGATGGATATGTATACGTGCCTGGCACTATTTAATTTGTAACAAGATTGATTCAGCATTGAAACAACCAAATTAACATAAATATAGgagtaaataataattaagtATAATACACTAGTTACAGGATAAGAAAAACAATCCATCGATCTGGCTAGCTATCTAGAAAatcgatgacgatgacgatcaCGGATAcgtataattaattagttgCCTAATCGAAGTGACAGAGGATGCCATCGTTGCCGATGCGGCGCTTGATCTCCTCGTCATCCTCCGGCCTGAGGACGgagacgtcgtcgtcgcgcctGCGGCGAACGGCGGCCTCAAGCTCCGCCTCCTCCAGTGTCAACGGCGGCAGATTGAACCTCGCGTAGCTCTCGGCGCTTGTCGCCGCCACCCACGTGGCGAACTCCCTCTCCTCacgcggctcctcctcctccctcttctcccgctcGTTCATCTCCTGGAGCAGACGGAAAGCTCAGGCTACCGCCGGAAGCCATTCCGCCGGCTCAgcccccgccaccgcctcctcccgcttcgcGTTCCGGCTATCCATCATGGATTTTGAGCTTACGGTTGGCTCGATCTTGTTCGTTCTTGCTTTGTCGATATTAATTAGACGATTTACGAGAGTTACAGTGTGCCCTGCCTAATAGGATCTGCTTGTCTCAATCCCCcaactattaataaaaaaacccCATACTTTTTCTCCAAAACCGCGGTCGGACTTCTATTCGGACTCCTgcgaatttttttcgtttttagattttttttaatatttacagaaataatctatcgactaaaaaaattgcagaaatagctcctgccgccctaatggtgggcggcaagctgacgtggcagacggtgggtcgaccgcgccgtctgccgtcgtcggccaaaattgcgattaggcccttgccgtccatacagagggcggcaaggggctaattgcaattttggccgcccataaagagcttgcggccgtacttttttggggcggcaagggacccagatgaaaaaagtacggccaaaagattttttttatgttatgttaataataaataaagaagtatttattggtaaaacctgttaatattgttataaaaatgtattgaagttggttgttgcgcaatttcatatgttaagtgaggtattattttgtaccttattcgacgtattagtactcggataatttatataggcctatcgcagtctgggtcatagaaacattatatggacttaaacaaggaaaattatgtaacatgaagaaatagtagtacaatttgaacatgatacaactatttgcattgcgattacatagatgatattagattcgaactaggagggaggtagtgcaatagttgaacacaacgacaatgtagtaatgggacaaggaagcatgacagtagaaatttcaatatgctaAGTtctccgataatagctaacccctacgtgaggatccctctcctctctcaaaccgcgctttagtaaccctgtattgctctggtagttcaagctgcacaacacggctaggtggagttagaacccttctggtgtctatccattctctgtattgacatctccttggtggttcctgggaggaaagaatagatgtaaagcaagcaaagttagtaaatgttgtgagaaaataaggattcatgtaatcaaaatattcttaccatgaaatcgtcgtcaagaatatttggacaaacaaagaaccttcgacccaatattgtaggatttatggaacAAAGAACttgacaacgatcaccacacctgtatcttggacgggcttcccatggagggagtgccatagttagcacccgccagtcgctctgttgttcacgacattgtcgttcataagccgcttttctctgtaagtattgctcagtactttcggatgcgaaataccagcgaccttcttgtaaacaagtggttaggtcgagaacgggattttctgtatcgacccactcgatgtatgcgcaagccgtagtgcgggtctgccgaatagagtagtgttacgaagaataaagcgattgcccatacggaatgaataagcatatgcagataataaaatacctcacggtcatagttagggcacctaaaaaagcgccttcctcgaatatcaggattcctcgaagccattagttggcatcgatcaccgcataggcagagaggacgctggcaccaaggtggtagtaggtatacacaaggatcgctacgccagtttggatcctcaacaccccggcgtctagccattgacgaaagccggtcggatttgtaatgaagcaagtggggaagagagtactgaatgtgactgagttctgaaagattgtgaggcctcactcgttaaggcgacttatataggcgcaaaaaatcgagtgatacccctgacgtgtgaacgtggtggggtatggtgggtacgcctgacTGGCGCCGAAAGATATATGcatgatcggcgccgaaagttacattggtcgtatgcgccaaatggcgggcaaatactcgtatcagacgcgaataaaggaggctgcatcggtgtgGCAGAAAGTAGttgtgcatgcgccgaaaggtatcgtgcacatataaaAACAACGTtgtcattacacaagcatacagtactggaaagtgaagcaagtaaacaaagagaagactgctctactggccctgccccgcgccgcgaccacgcttggtcctccgggcctgtgctcgcacgtggtcctgggagtaggtgaaacgatccggtggcacagcacgggtagcacgagtgtcccgtggaggagtggcctgcgcctggtcctgcgtctgcaccggcggtgcgcctcccagctgtgaggggccgatgacgtcctctgtcgagCCTAAAGTgaagtcgaagtcagtgatgtcgaagagcaaggtggaaggcagcaagcggtccgacgaggtcccagcatggtccagtgatcgaccctgactcgacgtgccggctgcctgtgacgaagtcccggtgtactgccagaactgcgctgagtgcgaggtcgacacagctgcctgagacgctgaccctgcagcctgggagaagtgggcggcctgcgtcatagcgaactgggcgaaacctacacatcgacaacgggacccttgtaagctaagacataaaatgtatgtaaattgattgtcgaagtaatgttgtttttttaagtacctgtggggggcacaacagaaggcctagccgaggatggcggggtgctgaacggtgcacgaaaccctgaagcaatcggcaagtgaaacggctcacttatatgtgcgaggcatgtacagaaataataataaaaatagagGTCTCACAGCACGTAAAATTTGTTCGtaaatattcgtaaaatttgacgaagagaaagacatgaaaacataaaggaatggtgcgatgcagggtactcacagcacgagcgaagtcctggtcgcggtgcctggcatagaggtctctagtgctcgcaacgtggggctgctgctccaagggagcgaaggtgaccctagtacgggtgcgtggctggtaccagcgtaggtaggcctggtacgactcctcagtgtgtggctctccctcgtggtccacgacctcctcggttgcgagcaaccagtcctcaacaaagtcgccaacttggcgggccagtcgccagctgactgctgacccttgcgcgagtacctgcgaattaatgtgtaatattagtgtgaaacgacagatgttacaaattattgtgaacaggaagattttaatgcaacaacggaaagcgtagtgcaagatcttaccggtgaacagcagctgggacggtggtcggaaacggtactggaaagggctgacggaagccgaactgccgcatcacgcggaaaggggcgtgaggctcaacgcagatgtcgaagaccatcggaaccgtagtcatccagtacgcctggtccctggtgcagagtgtggacagaccCAACGACGCACGAGCCTAGGTAGCCGcggcactgtagggctcccacacgacgtcagtcggcagaaggcggtcgaactccataacaaactcaggatacgaccgcctaacctggacgtgagcccatcggcgctgcaatacgagacgatcgatgtgatgtacaatgaacttagcaattaacttaacaatacgataagatcaatgcaacgtacctgacgacggcaccacagagtacccatcgtagggtagtcgacctctggtcgctcctcgtacagtgactcctcgtacgcgtgctggtccacctcagggcggccgatcgcaatcctctcagctgcccagatagaaagaaagagagggcacccaccaaaggtcacgctgggatccgtcttcgtgcaagactcacaaagtgcacggtacagagacgccaacaacgcggaaccccagctccactgaggcacctcgcctaccgcggagtcggcgatgctcctggcgtagtgcacgagtcccttgtcgaccgcgtgcccgtgaccgccacagaacatcacccagccaaaaagccagagcaagtacgcctccaaacatcggctgtaggagtactcgtcggcctccgcctgtagctgctcaacctgcaagccgtcgataaaatgttaggcaccttaactgcggactaaatatgtaatacgattgtcatttcggtacaaaaacactcacggtgaactgaagcagccacctcttcgtaggtccggtgttgcggtggtgtgccaacggctcgagcgggaggtgcggtgcgcgctgtactagtgcgaaacgtaccgtcagatcgtcctgccagtccacagccgtggtcactggcccaacagcgtctcccgcgagcggtagccccaacaagtacgatacgtcatgtagggtaggggctacctcaccgcacggcatgtgaaaagtgtgcgtctctggcctccatcgatcgaccaaagctgctaggagggacctgtccacagtccatcgtctggccgggtccgcgtcgccggccgtagcctccaccagccgacacatcggtaggaggccgacctcacgtagcctgcaataacaaattaatatgtcattataacaaatattacagtgcaactaacttatagtaaaacactgttcgtacctctcgacaaaggagtcgtgaaccgtgagtagctcaccgcacgtccgtgcccggaacgtcccaagctgagccccctgcaccgcagtaaggtgagaccggtgtcggtgatctatcgccgggtccaacaactgaggtgtatcctgacgtgccatctctgaaaaatatagtgtttcgtgttagaacaattcaaaaaatagtaatgtaaaacaaaagataacttgcaaaattatgaaatagtaataaaatcatgagattaattatgtacaacaagagtacaggctatttaaatatagcaaacgttactaatggtacataacgatgacgtgcaatttaacatatatgtagagttcaataatataacataacattacgtgtcgaagtccgacatacatcagcatacctaaagacgttaggcgccttagtccgacgttacatcacgagacctaaagacatgacatgccgaagtctgacattacacgacgaaacataaacacatcgataagttcgaaacgaattacaagcaaatccacatgccgacatagaacataagaactacatcacgtagccagacgtggcacgacgacgcctaggacgtggtcgagtggaggtagtgccttcacccgtagggcgagctccatctgctgctgatcctgatagtcctgcctccgcagcacttggtttctccttgtctttaggacaatgcttgtaggtgtgcccatgttcatcgcatttgctgcaacgcttcaccctaccagcctccgactcgtccatatcgttgcggatgcgacgagtcctcctccttccagccttgcctcggagcttcgatgggtcaggaatattgagtacttcatcgttagtctctgtgaactccccagctatgcagaacccataaatctcgccgctccatgtatgatatattgcttgcttactgaagtactgtgacacatatactgcatctagtatgccacactccgctgcggcagcaatgacatgggtgcatggcctgtggagcagcttcggctttgcacaagagTAATGACATGTGCCAtcggctttgagaacacactcctgcttcactctcttgcggtagatacccctgcctgccttatcttgacatagtatctcaaacctgtgctgttgggtaccttgcactagagctcgatgtttcatggcctttttacgcaactcctctagctttttctgcatgaaagctccaaacaaaatgttgttgttcggcatagagggaagaactgcctggaaccgatccctaaaatacctgcatgtcccatgtaaaatgaactccactatgccaactagtggcagtccacggacaccgcgcatcacccagttgtaaacttctgccaaatttgttgtcattattccatatctagcaccacctgtgtcatacgccttggcctatttctcttttggttcatgcagaatccactgagaaaatttccgaatctccaatccagttcttctaaccaatgttggactatccgttgggagaggtccaagagcttgaggagggttagcaacggcggtcgatggagccgctgcacgctgatcactgcatttggctgtcaactcatctaatatcttccaaagctcattgaattttttctcctggttctgattgcacagcctcttgaacatgttcatgagctccttgttcttgaattgcttgaagaaattagctcccatatgacgcatgcaccacctactctgtacatcttcccaaacaccggggtatcctcgttccatactcccaaactgcaactcttctatcgctcgcagaatgccagcgtgcctatcatgtatcaggcacacatttggcctcatacgaacaacttttgttttaaccaatttcaggaaccagtaccagctgtcggtattctcactctcaacaaaagcaaatgccaagggcaatacctgattgttcccatctacccctattgctgttagtatctggccccgatactttcctgccaagaatgtcccatcaatgcagagaacacgacgacagttcacgaatgccatcttgcatgcatgtagagctaagaacgccctttgcagcacactcttgctaggatgttcaattgaggggaatttcttcacttcgtaagagctcccagggtttctttcctctATAACACCAAGCAagcgtggcaaattgtcatacgaggcttcgtaagttccaaatctcatctctattattttctgtttggccctccaggccttggcatagctaatagtatacttgtatgtctcttcgatgtgtcggattattgaccttggttcatatgtgaaattatcgatgacatgcgcatacatctcagatgcaacaaatgcacaagtaatgttcctgtggtatttctgaacaccaggtagaaaacatgtatgctt
The Oryza sativa Japonica Group chromosome 6, ASM3414082v1 DNA segment above includes these coding regions:
- the LOC4340949 gene encoding uncharacterized protein produces the protein MSGSAFKAFKSRVEVAWSPKLVRGLPGTRRLHRHTLEAMSLRRCHRTVEHRTTPSLLGMLTQVKCLVVVETQEMYAARRQAEEDRRAPRPPLIVSHTRRRRGERPPQRRTRLKK